A section of the Malania oleifera isolate guangnan ecotype guangnan chromosome 2, ASM2987363v1, whole genome shotgun sequence genome encodes:
- the LOC131149246 gene encoding phytochrome C, translated as MSSKSTNKTNCSRSSSSRSRQCARVVAQIPIDAKLHSNFEESEQLFDYSTSVNLNVSVSSASDVPSPTVSAYLQSMQRGTYIQPFGCMIVVDEQKFSVLAFSENAHEMLELAPHAVPSIEQQEALTFGTDIRTLFQSTGAAALQKAANFGEVNLLNPILVHCKSSGKPFYAILHRIDVGLVIDLEPVNPDDVPVTAAGALKSYKIAAKAISRLQSLPTGNISLLCDALVNEVRDLTGYDRVMVYKFHEDEHGEVVAECRRLDLEPYLDLHFPATDIPQASRFLFTKNRVRIICDCLAPPVKVIQDKRLAQPVSLCGSTLRAPHGCHARYMTNMGSIASLVMSVAISEDDDVMEGNQKKERRLWGLVVCHNTRPRFVPFPLRYACEFLIQVFGVQVNKEMELAAQLREKHILRTQTVLCDMLLRDAPLGIVTQSPNVMDLVKCDGAALYYNKEFWLLGVTPTEAQVKDIAEWLLEYHSGSTGLSTDSLIEAGYPGASIIGDAICGMAAIRITSKDFLFWFRSHTAKEIKWGGSKHDPNDKDDGRKMHPRSSFKAFLDVVKRRSLPWEDVEMDAIHSLQLIMRGSLQDDTDSIMTVKVPAVETGVQIGDEMRIVTITNEMIRLIETASVPILAVDSFGIINGWNTKAAELTGLIVQQAVGMPFVDLVENDSIDVLKNMLSLSLQGIEERNVEIKLKSFGCQEHNGPVVLVANSCCSRDIKENIVGVCFIGQDVTGQKLIMDKYTRIQGDYVGIVQSPSALIPPIFMTDEHGQCFEWNDAMQKLSGLKREETIDRMLLGEVFTVSNFGCRVKDQDTLTKLKIFLNSVIAGQDVDKLLFGFFDQIGKYVEALVSANRRTDADGRINGVLCFLHVASPELQYAMQVQRISEQAAANSTKQLAYIREEIKRPLNGIMFIQNLMESSDLNEKQKLLLKTSTLCREQLGKIIDDSDIESIEECYMEMNSVEFNLGEALEVVISQVMILSHERQVQFIHESPSEVSSMCLYGDNLRLQQILSDFLTNALLFTPAFEGSSVVLRVIPKKESIGKKIHIAHLEFQIIHPSPGIPEDLIQEMFHYNRSASREGLGLYISQKLVKIMNGTLQYLKEAETSSFVILVEFPLATQD; from the exons ATGTCGTCAAAGTCGACAAACAAGACGAACTGTTCTAGGAGCAGCTCTTCTCGATCGAGACAATGTGCTCGGGTTGTGGCGCAGATCCCCATTGACGCTAAGCTTCATAGCAACTTCGAGGAGTCGGAGCAGTTATTCGATTACTCCACTTCTGTGAACTTAAATGTCTCAGTTAGTTCCGCTAGTGATGTTCCGTCACCCACTGTATCAGCTTATCTGCAAAGCATGCAGAGAGGAACGTATATCCAACCTTTTGGTTGTATGATTGTAGTTGATGAGCAAAAATTTTCTGTTCTAGCTTTCAGCGAAAATGCCCATGAAATGTTGGAATTGGCCCCTCATGCGGTTCCAAGCATTGAGCAGCAAGAAGCTCTCACTTTTGGAACAGATATCCGCACACTCTTTCAGTCCACTGGTGCTGCAGCCTTGCAGAAAGCTGCCAATTTTGGGGAAGTAAATTTGCTCAATCCCATATTAGTTCATTGTAAGAGTTCTGGTAAGCCTTTTTATGCAATTTTGCATCGAATTGATGTGGGTTTAGTTATAGATTTGGAGCCTGTGAATCCGGATGATGTCCCGGTTACGGCTGCTGGGGCATTGAAATCATACAAGATTGCAGCCAAAGCAATCTCAAGATTGCAGTCTTTGCCGACTGGGAATATATCCCTGTTATGTGATGCGTTAGTTAATGAAGTTAGGGATTTGACGGGTTATGATCGTGTAATGGTGTATAAATTTCACGAAGATGAGCATGGGGAAGTTGTTGCTGAGTGCCGTAGGCTAGACTTAGAACCTTACCTTGACTTGCATTTCCCTGCTACTGATATACCGCAAGCTTCAAGATTTCTCTTCACGAAGAACAGGGTCAGGATTATCTGTGATTGTTTGGCCCCACCAGTTAAAGTAATTCAAGATAAGAGATTGGCTCAGCCAGTGAGTCTTTGTGGATCCACACTGAGGGCACCTCATGGGTGTCATGCACGGTATATGACTAACATGGGTTCCATTGCATCGCTTGTGATGTCCGTGGCTATCAGTGAGGATGATGATGTGATGGAGGGTAATCAGAAAAAGGAAAGGAGGTTGTGGGGTTTGGTGGTTTGCCATAACACAAGGCCTCGATTTGTTCCGTTCCCTCTAAGGTATGCCTGTGAATTTTTGATTCAAGTTTTTGGTGTACAAGTTAACAAGGAAATGGAGTTGGCAGCTCAGTTAAGGGAGAAGCATATTTTGCGGACTCAAACTGTGCTTTGCGACATGCTCCTTAGAGATGCGCCTCTAGGAATTGTTACTCAGTCACCAAATGTGATGGACCTTGTTAAGTGTGATGGAGCTGCATTATACTACAATAAGGAATTTTGGTTGCTTGGTGTCACCCCTACAGAGGCACAAGTGAAAGATATAGCTGAATGGCTGCTTGAGTACCACAGTGGGAGCACAGGCTTGAGCACTGATAGTCTTATTGAAGCTGGTTACCCTGGTGCGTCTATTATTGGTGATGCAATTTGTGGAATGGCGGCCATTAGGATTACTTCAAAGGATTTTCTTTTTTGGTTCCGATCCCACACGGCAAAGGAAATCAAGTGGGGTGGTTCAAAACATGATCCTAATGACAAGGATGATGGAAGGAAGATGCACCCTAGATCATCTTTCAAGGCATTTCTTGATGTGGTTAAGCGACGCAGCTTACCGTGGGAAGATGTGGAAATGGATGCCATCCATTCCCTGCAGCTGATAATGAGAGGATCCTTGCAAGATGACACTGATTCCATAATGACTGTGAAAGTTCCAGCAGTTGAAACTGGGGTACAAATTGGGGATGAAATGCGTATTGTTACTATTACTAATGAAATGATTCGCCTAATTGAAACTGCTTCTGTCCCAATCTTGGCTGTTGATTCCTTTGGTATTATTAATGGGTGGAATACCAAAGCAGCTGAACTAACAGGATTGATTGTGCAACAAGCTGTCGGCATGCCCTTTGTTGATCTTGTTGAGAATGATTCAATTGATGTCTTGAAGAACATGCTTTCCTTGTCTTTGCAAG GTATAGAAGAGAGAAATGTTGAAATCAAACTCAAATCATTTGGTTGTCAGGAGCACAATGGTCCTGTGGTCTTGGTGGCTAATTCGTGTTGTAGCCGAGATATAAAGGAAAACATTGTTGGGGTTTGCTTTATTGGTCAAGATGTGACAGGGCAGAAGCTGATTATGGACAAATATACCCGTATCCAAGGTGATTATGTTGGAATTGTACAGAGTCCAAGTGCACTTATTCCTCCAATATTTATGACGGATGAGCATGGCCAATGTTTTGAGTGGAATGACGCTATGCAAAAGTTGTCTGGTTTGAAGAGGGAAGAAACCATTGACCGGATGCTTCTTGGAGAGGTCTTTACAGTCAGCAATTTTGGTTGTCGGGTCAAAGATCAAGACACATTAACAAAGCTTAAGATATTTCTGAACAGTGTGATTGCTGGACAGGATGTAGATAAATTGTTATTTGGGTTCTTTGATCAGATAGGTAAATATGTTGAAGCTTTGGTTTCTGCAAACAGAAGAACTGATGCAGATGGAAGGATCAATGGGGTTTTGTGCTTTTTGCATGTGGCTAGTCCAGAGCTCCAATATGCCATGCAGGTGCAGAGGATATCAGAACAAGCTGCAGCAAATAGCACAAAGCAGCTGGCATATATTCGTGAGGAAATCAAAAGGCCTCTAAATGGGATAATGTTTATTCAGAATCTAATGGAGTCTTCTGATTTGAATGAAAAACAGAAACTTCTTCTGAAGACTAGCACATTGTGTCGGGAACAATTGGGCAAGATTATTGATGACTCTGATATTGAAAGTATTGAGGAGTG CTATATGGAGATGAATTCTGTTGAATTTAACCTTGGGGAAGCTCTGGAAGTTGTCATAAGTCAAGTTATGATTTTGAGCCACGAACGTCAGGTGCAATTCATTCATGAGTCACCTTCTGAAGTGTCGTCCATGTGTTTATATGGTGACAACTTAAGGCTTCAGCAAATTCTCTCAGATTTCTTGACAAATGCACTCCTATTCACCCCAGCATTTGAAGGATCATCAGTTGTACTCAGGGTGATCCCCAAAAAGGAAAGCATAGGGAAAAAGATACATATTGCTCATCTTGAATTTCA GATCATCCACCCATCACCTGGAATCCCCGAAGATTTAATTCAAGAGATGTTTCACTATAATCGAAGTGCCTCACGGGAAGGCCTGGGTCTGTACATCAGCCAGAAGCTTGTCAAGATCATGAATGGCACTTTACAGTATCTTAAAGAGGCAGAGACATCATCTTTTGTTATTCTTGTAGAATTTCCATTGGCTACACAGGATTGA